The DNA sequence GGGCTTGGCTCCACCCGGTCGTGAGTTGACGCGTTTCTCTTTCTTGTCCGTAGAGGGCGGCTTGGAAGACGTCCGAGAATCCTTGGCAGGCCGTTGGAGCCGAAGCACCATCTCGATCAATTCGTCCTTGCTCAGCTGCTGCAAATCAGTCCGATCCATATCATCATGGATTCAGACATTGTGGTGCATGGCAAGGGGGTGGGTAATTACCAATAATAGCATTTTGAGAAGGTAATATTATGTATTTTTCTATGGTTTTCCCATTGGTTGTCTTCAAATGTGATCGGTATTCTTTTTAATATGCCTGTGTAGTAATTTTTTAGTTTTCTCTTTTTCTCTTCGTCTTCTATGGATTTTTCGACTCTCTCCAAAACATCGTCAACTGGAACCCAGGGGTTATGACCTTTTGCACATTGATTTATACCTGAAAAATACCATGTTTGATGAGCAAGGGCGCCGCAGTTGGGGCACGAGAAAGCTTCTTTTCCAAGTGTTGGAATAATATATCCGCTCTTCACTTTCATATCCCCAATTCAAAACCCCGCAGTGAACCAAATCACCGCGGGGCTACCTTATCTCAGTTCAAGCAAGTGAAAAGCAGCGTTGCTACTTATCCCTGTATTCCTCAGCTGCACCCACTCGTGCTTCCACACGTGTCGCACTTCTCGCAGGTGCCGTTCCGGACCATGGTAAAGTTCTGGCACTCGGTGCACATGTTGCCGGTGTAACCCTGCATCAGCGATTTGGCGCGGCGGTCGGCGGCCTTGGCCTTGGCGTCGCGGGCAGCGTCGGCGGCGATGTCGGAGAACAGTTCGGTGGCGTCATTCTCGACCAGGTCGATTTCGGCGGCCAGCACCTCGGCGCGTTCCTCGTAATCGCGCTTGAAGGCGACGGCGGTGTCACCGCTGACGGCCTCCGGTTCGGATTTGACCGCCAGGTTTCCGGTGCCCTTGCCGGCGAAGGAGGCAGTGATCACCGAAGCGCCGGACGGCGTTGCCTTGGCGGGCGCAGCCTTGGCAGGGGCGGCTGCCTGGCCCTTGGGCTCGGCGGTGCCGACACTGCCGCCGACACTGGCGTTACCAGTGGCACTGGCGCTGTTGACGACTTTCAGCGATGCGCCGCGGGTCAGACCCTTGGAGAACGGCTGTGCCTTGCCCTCGGAAATGCCCTTGCCGAGCGCGGTGTTGCCGAAGTCGCTCGTGTCGACATGGGCCAGATCATGACGCGCCAGATAGGAGACGGCCAGCTCGCGGAAGATGTAGTCGAGGATCGAGGTGGCGTTCTTGATGGCGTCGTTGCCCTGAACGATGCCGGCCGGTTCGAACTTTGTGAAGGTGAAGGCCTCGACATATTCCTCGAGCGGCACGCCATATTGCAGGCCGAGCGAGATGGCGATGGCGAAATTGTTCATCATCGCCCGGAAGGCAGCGCCTTCCTTGTGCATGTCGATGAAGATCTCGCCGATACGGCCGTCGTCGAATTCGCCGGTGCGGAGATAGACCTTGTGGCCGCCGATGACGGCTTTCTGGGTGTAGCCCTTGCGGCGGTTGGGCAGCTTTTCGCGGTCGCGGTAGAGCCGGTCGACAACGCGCTCGACGATCTTTTCGGTGACAGTGACGGCCTGGGCGGCAGCCGGCATGGCGACCAGCGCCTCGATGGCGTCATCCTCGTCCTCATCATCCTCGATCAGCGAGGAATTGAGCGGCTGGGACAGTTTCGAGCCGTCGCGGTAGAGCGCGTTGGCCTTCAGTGCCAGTTTCCACGACAGCATATAGGCGTTCTTGCAATCATCGACGGTGGCGTCATTGGCCATGTTGATGGTTTTCGAGATGGCGCCGGAGATGAACGGCTGTGCTGCCGCCATCATGCGGATGTGGCTGTCGACCGACAGGTAGCGCTTGCCGACCTTGCCGCATGGATTGGCGCAATCAAACACCGGATAGTGCTCGAGCTTGAGGTGCGGAGCGCCTTCCAGCGTCATGGCGCCACAAACATGGATGTTGGCGGCTTCGATGTCCTTCTTGGCAAATCCGATGGCCGAGAGCATGTCGAAGGAGAAATCGTTCATCTGCTCGTCGGTGAGGCCGAGGACGTCCTTGCAGAACTGTTCGCCCAGCGTCCACTTGTTGAAGACGAACTTGATGTCGAAGGCAGCCTTGGTGGCGCCGTTGATGGTTTCAATCTGCGTGTCGGTAAAGCCCTTGGCCTTGAGCGAGCCGGGATTGATGGCAGGCGCCTGGTTGATGTTGCCGTGACCGATCGCATAGGCCTCGATCTCGGCCAGCTGGGCTTCGGAATAGCCGAGAGTCCGCAGTGCTTCTGGCACCGCGTTGTTGATGATCTTGAAGTAGCCGCCGCCGGCGAGCTTCTTGAACTTGACCAGCGCGAAATCGGGTTCGATGCCGGTGGTGTCGCAATCCATCACCAGACCGATGGTGCCGGTCGGTGCAATGACTGTGGCCTGTGCGTTGCGGTAGCCGTGCTTTTCACCCAGCGCAAGCGCCTTGTCCCAGGCAGCCGTGGCGTGGGTGATCAGGTCCTGGTCCGGGCATTCGTCATGGATCAGCGCGACGGGATTGACCGACAGGTTCTCGTAGCCGGTCGACTTGCCATGGGCCGCGAGGCGGTGATTGCGGATCACCCGCAGCATGTTCTTCTTGTTTTCCTTGTAGCCCGGGAAAGTGCCGATCTCGCCGGCCATTTCCGCCGATGTGGCATAGGCCACGCCGGTCATGATCGCTGTCAGCGCGCCGCAGATGGCGCGGCCTTCCTTGGAATCGTAAGGAATGCCGGTGGTCATCAGCAACCCGCCGATATTGGCGTAGCCGAGACCGAGCGTGCGGTACTTGTAGGAGCGTTCGGCGATCTGGTGGGAGGGAAACTGCGCCATCATCACCGAGACTTCGAGAACGATGGTCCAGAGCCGGACAGCGTGCTCGTAATCGGCAATGTCGATGCGCTTGGTGCCGGCGTCCTTGAACTGCAGCAGGTTGAGCGAGGCCAGGTTGCAGGCGGTGTCGTCGAGGAACATGTATTCCGAGCACGGGTTGGAGGCGCGGATCGGGCCTTCAGCCGGGCAGGTGTGCCAGTCGTTCATGGTGGTGTTGAAATGCAGGCCGGGATCGGCCGAGGCCCAGGCGGCATGGCCGATCTGTTCCCACAGGTCACGGGCCTTGAGCGTCTTCATCACCTTGCCGTCCTTGCGGGCAGTCAGGTTCCAGTCGCCGTCGGTTTCGACAGCCTGAAGGAAGTCGTCCTTGACCGAGACAGAGTTGTTGGAGTTCTGGCCCGATACCGTGAGGTAGGCTTCAGAATCCCAGTCGGTGTCATAGGTCTTGAATTCAATGTCGGTGTAGCCCTGGCGGGCAAACTGGATGACGCGCTTGACGTAGTTTTCAGGCACCTGGTTCTTCTTGGCAGCCTTGATCTCGCGCTTGAGAGCCGGGTTCTGCTTGGGGTCGAAGCAGGCGTCATTGTCGGCTTCGCAATTGATGCAGGCCTTCATGATGGCGGTGAGGTGGCCGGCAACGATTTTCGAGCCGGTGACCAGAGCTGCAACCTTCTGCTCTTCCTTGACCTTCCAGTTGATATAGGCCTCGATATCTGGGTGATCGGCATCGACCACAACCATCTTGGCGGCGCGGCGGGTGGTGCCGCCCGACTTGATGGCGCCGGCTGCGCGGTCGCCGATCTTGAGGAAGCTCATCAGGCCCGACGATTTGCCGCCGCCCGAGAGCTTTTCGCCTTCGCCGCGAAGATAGGAGAAGTTGGAACCGGTGCCGGAGCCATATTTGAACAGGCGGGCTTCACGCACCCACAGATCCATGATGCCGTTCTCGTTGACGAGATCGTCCTCGACCGACTGGATGAAGCAGGCATGCGGCTGCGGGTGCTCGTAGGAGGACTTTGATTTGGTCAGCTTGCCGGTGAAGGGGTCGACATAGAAGTGGCCCTGGCCGGGTCCGTCGATACCGTAGGCCCAGTGCAGGCCGGTGTTGAACCACTGTGGGCTGTTGGGCGCAACGCGCTGGGTGGCGAGCATGTAGGCCAGCTCGTCCATGAAGGCGCGGGCGTCATCTTCGGAGGTGAAGTAGCCGCCTTTCCAGCCCCAATAGGTCCAGGTGCCGGCGAGCCGGTCAAAGACCTGGCGGGCATCGGTTTCCGAGCCGTAACGCTCGTCCTCGGGCAGTTCGGCAAGGGCTGTTTCATCAGCCACCGAACGCCACAGCCAGGACGGCACCGAATTTTCTTCGACCTTCTTGAGACGCGCGGGAACGCCGGCCTTGCGGAAATATTTCTGGGCGAGGATGTCGGCTGCAACCTGGCTGAACTGGACCGGCACATCGATGTCGGCGAGACGGAACACGATCGAACCGTCCGGGTTCCGGATTTCACTGGTCGCCTTGCGGAATTCAATTTCTGCGTAGGCTGACTGGCCGTCTTTGGTGAACCGACGTTCGATGCGCATGGTAGTCCTCTTTATCAAATTCGAAGCCGGGCGCAGTCCTTGCGTCACGACAATAGCTTTTCCGCAGGCTGCGCACTCATTGCGCAGCCGGTTGTTCTACTCGGTCACATAGTGTGATTCCCGTGGTTGAGAATCCTGTATCTTGTGGTCAGGGTGGCTGCAAACACTAAATATAGTATTAACAGGTTCTTACTGCCAGCCCTATTTTTGCGTCCCAATGAGATTAATCCGGGATCAAAACGCAGTTTTCCGCTCCCTACGCATTTCCGCGCAGAGCCAGATGTCTTGAAACAAAATACTCAGGAATTGACTGGCCTCGAAACATTCCAGCCACGCCGCCGCCGCAACGTTTGTCCTATAAGCATCGACTCGGGTGGGTGCGTCAAGGGCTTGTCCGTGACGGATTTACGTCCACTATATCTTGTGGTTGCAGATTGTGGAAAACGAGGAAAAACCCTGTTTCTGCAACTCAGGCCATTGCTGATTGAGAAACCGCAGAATTGCGGGGCTGGAGACGAAGCGGCGGCTTTTGAACGGCCGGTGAATCGGTCAGAGCGGATTTTCGATCGACAAATTCCGGGTAAAATTTCGATGGAACGGTATCGGACTAAAAATTGCTTCAGGCGGCCTTGAGATACACGAACGCCTCGCGAATCACGTCCTTGAGGCCGTCTTCGCCAACAAGCCCGATCGCGACGGAGACCGGAAACCATTTGCGCCGCCGCTGGCCTCTTTCGGGCCAGATGTTGCCCTCTTCGAGAAGCCTGACCAGGTAGACATCGACATCGCAGATGGCATCGCCACGTCGCGGTCTCTGCTTGATATAGCGGTAATGTCCGACCGGCCCGCCGGGAAGGACCTTGCCGATGATGCCGGCTTCTTCCCAGGTCTCGCGGATTGCCGCAGTCGGGCCGTCTTCGCCCTTTTCGATCCAGCCCTTCGGGACGATCCATCGTCCGGTATCCCGGCTGGTGATCAGCAGAAGCTCGCGAGAATCGCCCGACCCACGAAAAACCGCAGCCGCGGCCTGCCGCTTCGGCTTTCCGCCAATGCGGTTTTCACCGGGATGCCTGAACAGATCAAGCAACCGTCTGATGCGGTCAAATGCGGTCATGTTTAGCGATTCGCCTCCTGTGACAGTCTTTGCACAAGATTATGACCAATTTGATGCATTTTCGCGCCGTGCGATGAACCGGATGCTTTCGGGTGGCTCAATGTGGTTGCTCGGTCATGTTTACCGCGAACACGCTTTGCCGTTCCGGTCGGCAGGGTAGTTGGGTCAAAACTCACCAATCTCAGTTTTTGCCGGACGGTGCCTGGTCAGAAGTCATCCCATCCCTGGTTCACGGCCAATGCTGTGCTGCCATGAGCACCGCGAACAAGGCGGCTGTGCCGTTCGGGCGTCGGCACCGGCTTGACTGCCGCAGACGGGGAGGGCGCAGGCCGGGTGTCTTTGGTGCTGTCGGGTCGGGCGATCTCACTGACGCTGAAGACCGCCAGTTTGGTGACCAGCCCGTCGGCATTGGCGGCCAGGCGATGGATCGACATGGTGGTATCGGACACAAGAGCGGTGTTTTGCTGCGTGGTCTTGTCCATGTTGACGACGGCTGAGTTTATTTCCGAAATGTCGTTTGCCTGATCCCGGGCGGAATCAACGATCTTGGAGATGTGGTCATTGATGGTCGTTACCTGGGTGCCAATCGAGCGAAGCGCCTGGCCGGTCTGGTTTACCAGCGTTACGCCGCGGCTGACCTGGGTGGAGGAGGTCTCGACCAGCGCATTGATTTCCTTGGCGGCACTTGCCGAACGCTGGGCCAGTTCACGCACTTCCTGGGCGACCACCGCGAAACCTCTTCCCGCATCGCCGGCGCGGGCTGCTTCGACACCGGCATTGAGTGCAAGAAGGTTGGTCTGAAATGCAATGCCGTCGATCACGCTGATGATCTGACCGATCTGGCGCGACGAATTCTCGATCTCGGTCATGGCATTTACGGCCTTCGACACGATTTCTTCGGACCCGGAGGCGCTTCTGGTCGCTGCATCGACAAGCTGACCGGCTTCGCCTGCCCGGGTGAAAGCGGTCTGGACATTGCCGGTGATCCGGCCAATCGCTGCTGCTGTCTGTTCAAGTGAGACAGCCTGCTGTTCGGTGCGCTGAGACATGTTTTCGGCATCGGCGCTGAGGTCATTTGATCCCTGGCGCATTTCCAGGGCAGAGCGGCTGAGGCCTGCGACCAGTTGGTCAAGCGATTCCATGGAGGAGTTGAAGTCGCCTCTGAGTTTGTCGAAAGAACCGTCAAAGCTGTCCGTGAGGCGGAAACGAAGGTCTCCCTGAGCCAGTTGGTGAAGTCCGCGACCGAGCGCCTCCATGGCTGTATGCAGGCGTTCATTGTCGTCTCTGCGCTCGGTTTCACGTCGCTTGGAATCGTCAAGGTTCTGTTGCTGAGCCAGTTCGGCCTTGCGCGACATTTCTGCGGCTTCGTCGGTGGCCAGGCGGGTTTCGTGGATCGCCTTGTCATTTTGGGCAAAGGCATTGGCGAGCGAATGGCCCAATGCCACCAGTGCGCCTGCCTCAACCACAAGAATCACGGCATGAAGTGCCACGCGGCTGAGATCGGCGGTGCCTGGAAATACCGCGGCGGGCAGCACATAAAACAAGACAAGATGATGGACAGCGGTAAACAGCGCGAATGCAAGTGTCGATCGCCAATTGACCCACGCGGCGCAGATTGCCAGGCTGGCAAAAAAGTACATGTGGATATCGATCTGCAGCGGCGATCCGGAAAAGGCGTAGACCAGCAATGCAACGCTGGCAGCGTGGGCAAGTGCGGTCGAGATCTGTGTGGCGGCGCCAATACGGTCATGCCACCAGGTCAGTGTCGCGGCAGTCGCAATGGCGCCGCCGCCGCCGAGAACGACGACAGGGTCGGCGTCCATACCCCACCAGTAACGAAGCGCCATCAGGCCGAGATTGATCCAGAGAAGCGAGACGATTGCAACAGCTGCCTGGCTGCGGAGCGTGATCATGTAGTTCATGTTGAAGGTGTGCTCCTGCACAGGAAGCTGAGGCTGCCGTCGAGAACCAGCATTGCGCCGGACTGGAACAACCGGAAGGCAAACCATGGTTGGTCAGATTGGGCGATGACGGCATAGGACTTGCCGGTGCCATTGAGGACTGATCCACCCGCGGCAGCAATCACCTCGAGGACACGGCCCGGTTCGCTCCAGGGCGGAACAAATACCACTGCCTTGCCCTGCCTTGGGGTGACCACGGCGGCTGTCAAAACAATGAGAATGACCGCGAGATTGAGGCCGACAATACGAAATTGCCGACCCGGGCTCGCCGATGGTTGTGTGGATGGCTGTATGAGCATGTTCATGGCGCCGGTCTGGATGGAAAAGTCTGATCCGCATCAGTGGCACGAAGTGGCATAAAGTAAGGTTAACGAGAATCTATAAAATTCCGAGAATATCGGCGCAAATCCCTTGTGCTTGCGGTTTGATTGCCAATCGCGAGGCCAATCGAAAGCAGATCAGGGGAGGTGTCGACCAGCGACAATCTGAGCAGCCGACCGTCCAGCCCGGTCCAGCTGTTTTAGCGTGGACCGGGTGGTCTCAGCAGTGCTGACGGATACCGGACTGCCGGTTCAGCCGCGGGAATCCTTGGCGATCGGCTCAACATAGGCAAAGCCCATGTCCCAGGGGAAATAGATCCAGGTGTCCTGACTGACTTCGGTGACAAAGGTGTCGACCAGCGGCCGGCCTTTTGGTTTGGCGTAGACGGTGGCGAAATGCGCTTTTGGCAGCATCGCCCGGACGATGGCTGCAGTCTTGCCGGTATCGGTCAGGTCATCGACGATGAGGACGCCTTCGCCTTCAGTCTCGAGAATATCGGCGTTGATCTCCTTGAGCACCTTCATGTCGCCCTGGTTGACGTAGTCATGATAGGACGCGACCGAGACGGTATCGATCCGCCGGATATCGAGTTCGCGGGAAATGATGGCCGCCGGAACCAGCCCGCCACGGGTGATGCAGACGATCGCGTTCCAGGCATGGCCGGTGCCGCTCAACCGCCAGGCAAGCGCCCGGGCATCGCGATGAAACTGGTCCCAGGAGACGGGAAAGGCTTTGTCTGGAAGGGACATGGCTGACTTCCTTGGGTTTGCGGGCGGCCCCATCGGCTGCTGTTTCAAACTTAAGCGCCGCAAATAGCCGGAATCCGGTGTCAAACGCAAGAGAGCACAAATCTGCGGATTGTGGCAGACCTGCTGGAATCGGGTGTCTCGTGGCGCGGGGACATGAAAACATGTTCAGGCCCCCATTCCGGAGATCGATGACATGACCCTGTTTCTCATCACCCTGCTGGCGTTCCTGCTGCCTCTGGCCTACAGCCCCGGACCCGGCAATCTGTTTTTTGCCGCGCTTGGCGCGCGCTTCGGTTTTGCCGCCACGCTTCCGGCCAATGCCGGTTATCATGTTGCGACACTTGTCGTTACAGCGCTCGCCGGTGCGGGACTGGTTTCGGTGATAGATCCGGATTCGCCGCTTTTCTCAGCTGTCAAAACAGCCGGGTCGTTTTATGTGCTGTGGCTGGCATGGAAGATGGCGCAAGCGGGCAAGGCGCCAGAGGATGTAGAGGACCGCAAGGCAGGTTTTTTCGATGGTGTGTCCTTGCTCATCCTCAACCCCAAGGCCTATGTGATCATTCTCCTGATGTTTTCACAGTTTTCGGGCTCTGGCCCGGCAGGCATGATCGAAAAGGTCGCGCTGATTACGCTGGTTTTCACCCTGAACAACTTGCTGGCCTTTGCCTTGTGGTCGCTGGCCGGCGATGGCCTGGGCCGGTTGTTTCGCAGTGAGACCGGAGCGCGACGGCTCAATCGGATCTTTGCCGCCGTGCTTGCCGGTGTGGCAGTGTGGATGATGCTTGGCTGAGGGGCGCGCGGCAATGGCATGCCGCGCGCGCGTTTGACGCTTATCGCGACATCAGCACCGGAACCGGCGAGTTTTCCAAGAAGGCGCGGGTGACGCCGCCAAACAACCATTCCCGCAGACGCTGGTGGGTGTAGGCACCCATGACAACCAGATCGGAATTGGTGGCGGCGACCTGGCTGGCTATGGCCTCGGCGGTTGACCCTGTTCCCTTGGAAACCGTGGTGATATTGACATGGATGCCGTGACGCGACAGGCAGCTGGCGATATCGGTGCCGGCAAGAGGCGCATCGATGTCAGGCAGTTTGTCGGGGTCGACGACAACGATGTTGACGGCCTCGGCGGCCTTGAGCAGGGGCAGGGCGTCCTGAGTGGCGCGGGCGGATTCACGCGATCCATCCCATGCGATGAGAATTCGCTTGATCGGTGAAGCGAGTTTGCCGTCTGACGGCAGGAACAGCACCGGACGTCCACCCTCAAACAACAGGGCTTCGACATTGGTTGCAATGTCTTCACCGGCGTCCCGGTTCGGCTGGCGTACGACCACCAGATCGGCGGTGCGGGCACTTGCCAGCGCCGAAATCGCACTGTCACCGCCGGGGGAGCGGACCGGTCGCCACTCATGTGACAGGCCTGCGAGATCGCATGCCTTGTCGAAGGCGTCGCCGACTTCGCGCATCCGGGTGTCGGCTTGCTCATACAGAGCGGCAATGGTGGCGGCATCCGGCACGTCGATGGGCGCGGAGAGGACAACAAACTGCGAAGGCTCGCCGTGGCAGCCAATCAGATGCACCTCCGTGCCGGCTGCGAAATCAGCTATCGCAGTGGTAACCGGAGTGACATCGGCCTGGGTTGCATAGACGGCGAGAATTGTATGGTAGGTCATAGTGTGCACTCCTTTGAAACGCCCGAACCGGCAATTGTCCAATGACAATGCTCTCTGCATCCTGAGCGCGCATTGATCCCAATCAAACCGCAGCAGCACCCATTTTCGATCCGACACTTGTCAGCATGGCCTCGACATCGCGTTTTGCCGCTGCAATTGCATCCTGGTTGCGGCTGCGGATGACGATCTCGGTGGAGAATTTTTTGCCGGAAAAGCGGGGATAGGAGCCGATATTGACGTCCGGGTGGGCCTTGGCGACAGCAGTCAGCGGGCCGCCGATGTCGCCCTCGCCATAGGGACAATCGACATTGTCGGAATAGACTTTTGCGCCGGATTTCAAGGTCGGCAAGACATTGTCGAGCATGGCCTGGAACACCGAAGGAACACCGGCCATGACATGGACATTGCCGATGATGAAGCCGGGCGCACGGCTGACCGGATTGTCGATATGGGTGGCTCCCACCGGCATGCGCGCCATGCGGCGGCGCGCTTCGGTGAATTCCATGCCGCGCTCGGCATAGTGCGCGCCAAGCAATTCGAGGGCTTTTGAATCGTGGGTGCAGGCGACCCCGAAGGCGCTAGCGACAGCGTCGGCGGTGATGTCGTCATGGGTCGGGCCGATGCCGCCCGAGGTGAAGACATAGTCGTAGCGGGACCGGAGCGCATTGAGCGCTTCGACGATGCGTGGCTGTTCGTCGGGGACGATGCGGACTTCCTCGAGATCGATGCCGGCGGCGGTCAGCAATTCGGCCAGATGACCGATGTTCTTGTCCTTGGTGCGGCCCGATAGCAATTCATCACCAATGGCGAGCGCCGCTGCGGTGACGGTCGGGGCAGGGGCTTGGCTCATGGTCATGGTCCTTTGTTGTGGTCATTTGAATAAACCGCTTTCCGGGTTCGGCGCAAGCAATGTCAGGAATTGGCAACCAGAGTGTTTTTGTGAACAATGCGTGCAGCATTTTCCGGGTTTCAGTGAACATCAAACTGCTTATGTGTCTGTCAGCATCCGCCGCTTTCGAGCGGCAAAATCAAAGGAGACGGACATGGCGAAAGTGCTGGTACTTTACTATTCGAGCTGGGGGCACATCGAGGCCATGGCGAAAGCGGCCGCTGAAGGCGCCAAGGCCGGTGGCGCAGAGGTCACACTCAAGCGGGTTCCGGAACTGGTTCCAGAAGCTGTTGCAAAGGCTTCGCATTACAAGATGGATCAGGACGCGCCGGTGGCCGATCCGGCTGAACTTGCAAATTATGACGGCATCATTTTTGCCACGCCGACCCGATATGGAATGATGGCGTCGCAGATGAAAAACTTCCTCGACCAGACCGGTGGTCTGTGGGCGTCGGGCGCGTTGATCGGCAAGGTGGGTTCGGTGATGACATCGTCGGCCACCCAGCATGGCGGTCAGGAATCCACCATTTTGAGCTTCCACACAGTGCTGCTGCATCATGGCATGCTGATTGCCGGCCTGCCTTATTCATTCGCCGGGCAGTCGGGCGTTGACGTGGTCAAGGGTGGATCGCCCTATGGCGCAACCACGATTGCCGATGGCGATGGATCGCGGCAGCCGTCTGACATCGAACTTGAGGGCGCCCGGGTCCAGGGCAAGCGGGTGGCGGAGATCGCTGCAAAGCTTGTCGCCTGACAGGTTTGCCTGCTGTTCAGCTTCGATCTGATCACAAAACGCCCCGTTGTTCATCACAACGGGGCGTTTTGATTATATGCCCAATCACCGCGTGGCTCTTGCCTGCGCGGCAATCGTCGGTTACCGAGTTTGTTGACGTGCGGACGTGGCGAAACTGGTAGACGCAAGGGACTTAAAATCCCTCGGCCGCAAGGCTATACGGGTTCGATTCCCGTCGTCCGCACCATCAGTTTTCGCGCGATGCGGCCGGTCCCCCATCGCGCGTGTTTTACTTTGTCTTGCCTAATGTCGGTATTGTGCTGAAGGGCATTGACGGAGATCGGCCCGGTTGAGGCCTATACCTACCTGCCAGGGAACGATTTGTTGACCAGAGGTGCCGAGGTGCTGTCGGGGCCGTAGTCGCTCTCGCCGCTGATGGTCAGCAGTTCCTGCAGTTTAACCCGGGCCCGGTTGACCCGGCTCTTGATGGTGCCAACGGCAACGCCAGCTATCTCGGCTGCTTCCTCATAGGAAAAGCCTGAGGCGCCGATCAGCACGATGGCTTCGCGTTGGTCATCGGGCAGCTGATCAAGCGCCTGCTTGAAATCGGCCATGTCCAGCTTGCCATATTGTTCGGGGTGAGTGGCGAGG is a window from the Hoeflea sp. IMCC20628 genome containing:
- a CDS encoding vitamin B12-dependent ribonucleotide reductase → MRIERRFTKDGQSAYAEIEFRKATSEIRNPDGSIVFRLADIDVPVQFSQVAADILAQKYFRKAGVPARLKKVEENSVPSWLWRSVADETALAELPEDERYGSETDARQVFDRLAGTWTYWGWKGGYFTSEDDARAFMDELAYMLATQRVAPNSPQWFNTGLHWAYGIDGPGQGHFYVDPFTGKLTKSKSSYEHPQPHACFIQSVEDDLVNENGIMDLWVREARLFKYGSGTGSNFSYLRGEGEKLSGGGKSSGLMSFLKIGDRAAGAIKSGGTTRRAAKMVVVDADHPDIEAYINWKVKEEQKVAALVTGSKIVAGHLTAIMKACINCEADNDACFDPKQNPALKREIKAAKKNQVPENYVKRVIQFARQGYTDIEFKTYDTDWDSEAYLTVSGQNSNNSVSVKDDFLQAVETDGDWNLTARKDGKVMKTLKARDLWEQIGHAAWASADPGLHFNTTMNDWHTCPAEGPIRASNPCSEYMFLDDTACNLASLNLLQFKDAGTKRIDIADYEHAVRLWTIVLEVSVMMAQFPSHQIAERSYKYRTLGLGYANIGGLLMTTGIPYDSKEGRAICGALTAIMTGVAYATSAEMAGEIGTFPGYKENKKNMLRVIRNHRLAAHGKSTGYENLSVNPVALIHDECPDQDLITHATAAWDKALALGEKHGYRNAQATVIAPTGTIGLVMDCDTTGIEPDFALVKFKKLAGGGYFKIINNAVPEALRTLGYSEAQLAEIEAYAIGHGNINQAPAINPGSLKAKGFTDTQIETINGATKAAFDIKFVFNKWTLGEQFCKDVLGLTDEQMNDFSFDMLSAIGFAKKDIEAANIHVCGAMTLEGAPHLKLEHYPVFDCANPCGKVGKRYLSVDSHIRMMAAAQPFISGAISKTINMANDATVDDCKNAYMLSWKLALKANALYRDGSKLSQPLNSSLIEDDEDEDDAIEALVAMPAAAQAVTVTEKIVERVVDRLYRDREKLPNRRKGYTQKAVIGGHKVYLRTGEFDDGRIGEIFIDMHKEGAAFRAMMNNFAIAISLGLQYGVPLEEYVEAFTFTKFEPAGIVQGNDAIKNATSILDYIFRELAVSYLARHDLAHVDTSDFGNTALGKGISEGKAQPFSKGLTRGASLKVVNSASATGNASVGGSVGTAEPKGQAAAPAKAAPAKATPSGASVITASFAGKGTGNLAVKSEPEAVSGDTAVAFKRDYEERAEVLAAEIDLVENDATELFSDIAADAARDAKAKAADRRAKSLMQGYTGNMCTECQNFTMVRNGTCEKCDTCGSTSGCS
- a CDS encoding NUDIX hydrolase, whose amino-acid sequence is MTAFDRIRRLLDLFRHPGENRIGGKPKRQAAAAVFRGSGDSRELLLITSRDTGRWIVPKGWIEKGEDGPTAAIRETWEEAGIIGKVLPGGPVGHYRYIKQRPRRGDAICDVDVYLVRLLEEGNIWPERGQRRRKWFPVSVAIGLVGEDGLKDVIREAFVYLKAA
- a CDS encoding methyl-accepting chemotaxis protein; translated protein: MNYMITLRSQAAVAIVSLLWINLGLMALRYWWGMDADPVVVLGGGGAIATAATLTWWHDRIGAATQISTALAHAASVALLVYAFSGSPLQIDIHMYFFASLAICAAWVNWRSTLAFALFTAVHHLVLFYVLPAAVFPGTADLSRVALHAVILVVEAGALVALGHSLANAFAQNDKAIHETRLATDEAAEMSRKAELAQQQNLDDSKRRETERRDDNERLHTAMEALGRGLHQLAQGDLRFRLTDSFDGSFDKLRGDFNSSMESLDQLVAGLSRSALEMRQGSNDLSADAENMSQRTEQQAVSLEQTAAAIGRITGNVQTAFTRAGEAGQLVDAATRSASGSEEIVSKAVNAMTEIENSSRQIGQIISVIDGIAFQTNLLALNAGVEAARAGDAGRGFAVVAQEVRELAQRSASAAKEINALVETSSTQVSRGVTLVNQTGQALRSIGTQVTTINDHISKIVDSARDQANDISEINSAVVNMDKTTQQNTALVSDTTMSIHRLAANADGLVTKLAVFSVSEIARPDSTKDTRPAPSPSAAVKPVPTPERHSRLVRGAHGSTALAVNQGWDDF
- the gpt gene encoding xanthine phosphoribosyltransferase, translating into MSLPDKAFPVSWDQFHRDARALAWRLSGTGHAWNAIVCITRGGLVPAAIISRELDIRRIDTVSVASYHDYVNQGDMKVLKEINADILETEGEGVLIVDDLTDTGKTAAIVRAMLPKAHFATVYAKPKGRPLVDTFVTEVSQDTWIYFPWDMGFAYVEPIAKDSRG
- a CDS encoding LysE family translocator — its product is MTLFLITLLAFLLPLAYSPGPGNLFFAALGARFGFAATLPANAGYHVATLVVTALAGAGLVSVIDPDSPLFSAVKTAGSFYVLWLAWKMAQAGKAPEDVEDRKAGFFDGVSLLILNPKAYVIILLMFSQFSGSGPAGMIEKVALITLVFTLNNLLAFALWSLAGDGLGRLFRSETGARRLNRIFAAVLAGVAVWMMLG
- a CDS encoding universal stress protein; the protein is MTYHTILAVYATQADVTPVTTAIADFAAGTEVHLIGCHGEPSQFVVLSAPIDVPDAATIAALYEQADTRMREVGDAFDKACDLAGLSHEWRPVRSPGGDSAISALASARTADLVVVRQPNRDAGEDIATNVEALLFEGGRPVLFLPSDGKLASPIKRILIAWDGSRESARATQDALPLLKAAEAVNIVVVDPDKLPDIDAPLAGTDIASCLSRHGIHVNITTVSKGTGSTAEAIASQVAATNSDLVVMGAYTHQRLREWLFGGVTRAFLENSPVPVLMSR
- a CDS encoding competence/damage-inducible protein A, whose translation is MSQAPAPTVTAAALAIGDELLSGRTKDKNIGHLAELLTAAGIDLEEVRIVPDEQPRIVEALNALRSRYDYVFTSGGIGPTHDDITADAVASAFGVACTHDSKALELLGAHYAERGMEFTEARRRMARMPVGATHIDNPVSRAPGFIIGNVHVMAGVPSVFQAMLDNVLPTLKSGAKVYSDNVDCPYGEGDIGGPLTAVAKAHPDVNIGSYPRFSGKKFSTEIVIRSRNQDAIAAAKRDVEAMLTSVGSKMGAAAV